In Jeotgalibaca arthritidis, a single genomic region encodes these proteins:
- a CDS encoding DUF2815 family protein: MSKTSKVITGTNTRLSYFHGWERASINGGAEKYSTAVLIPKSDKRTIDTIEKAIDAAIEEGLAKFGGKKPNKAAIKLPLRDGDIERDDEAYQGHYFINANSTTAPQIVNQHVQPILDRSQVYSGCYARVSINFYAFNANGNRGVAAGLGNIQFVRDGEPLGSQVSASDEFETLADDDFLA, translated from the coding sequence ATGTCTAAAACAAGCAAAGTAATCACTGGTACAAACACACGTCTCTCATACTTCCACGGTTGGGAACGAGCATCCATCAACGGGGGCGCAGAGAAATATTCAACAGCAGTCTTGATTCCAAAATCAGATAAGAGAACGATTGATACCATTGAAAAAGCAATCGATGCAGCAATCGAAGAGGGACTTGCGAAATTCGGTGGGAAGAAACCAAACAAAGCAGCAATCAAGCTGCCATTACGTGATGGGGATATCGAACGCGACGATGAAGCATACCAAGGTCATTACTTCATTAATGCGAACTCAACCACTGCACCACAAATCGTGAATCAGCACGTTCAACCAATCTTGGATCGTTCACAAGTGTATAGTGGTTGCTACGCTCGTGTGTCGATTAATTTCTATGCCTTTAACGCAAATGGAAATCGCGGGGTAGCGGCAGGGCTTGGGAATATCCAGTTTGTACGTGACGGCGAACCACTCGGCTCACAAGTATCTGCAAGCGATGAGTTTGAAACCTTGGCGGATGATGATTTCTTGGCTTAA
- a CDS encoding SNF2-related protein produces the protein MKFIPHDYQKYAIDFIKNNKTAALLLDMGLGKTVTTLTAIKDLMHDDFTIRRVLIIAPLRVTQSTWPTEIEKWDHLKGLTYSVVLGTPSQRIAALQKNANIYLINRENLDWLINKSGFAFDFDMVVIDELSSFKNFKAKRFTSFMKVRHKVDRDELASQIFSLRDERDAVAKQIAANTNLQQRVDEMVVFVKEHDVINEYSEVLVRRLIEKVTIFEKNIVVDFKSGVRVTVEI, from the coding sequence ATGAAGTTCATACCACATGACTACCAGAAATATGCGATTGATTTTATCAAGAACAACAAGACAGCAGCACTTCTGTTGGATATGGGTTTAGGTAAGACAGTCACAACACTGACGGCTATCAAAGATTTGATGCACGATGACTTCACAATCCGACGTGTGTTAATTATTGCACCGTTGCGCGTGACGCAATCAACATGGCCAACTGAAATTGAAAAATGGGATCACTTGAAAGGATTAACATATTCGGTCGTTTTAGGAACGCCAAGCCAACGAATAGCAGCTCTACAAAAGAACGCCAATATCTATCTGATTAATCGTGAGAACCTAGACTGGCTGATTAACAAATCTGGATTTGCTTTTGATTTTGACATGGTGGTAATTGATGAATTGTCATCATTCAAAAATTTCAAAGCTAAACGGTTTACGAGTTTCATGAAGGTACGTCATAAAGTTGACCGAGATGAACTTGCAAGCCAAATATTTTCACTAAGAGATGAACGAGATGCGGTTGCAAAACAAATAGCAGCGAATACTAATTTGCAACAACGGGTTGATGAGATGGTAGTCTTTGTAAAAGAACACGATGTCATCAATGAGTATAGTGAAGTGCTTGTTAGAAGGTTGATTGAGAAGGTCACCATTTTTGAAAAGAACATTGTTGTTGATTTCAAAAGTGGGGTGAGAGTGACTGTAGAAATTTAA
- a CDS encoding DUF2800 domain-containing protein — protein sequence MPTQHAVLSASSSNRWIHCPPSVRLSEHFENKSSPYAQQGTDAHTLCEYKLNKFIGNDVTDPTSTLEFYDEEMEQCAESYATFVMEEVAKAKQTTVDPIVIVEQRLDFSRYVPDGFGTGDCLVIADGTLSVIDMKYGLGILVDAYQNPQMMCYALGALELFDGIYDIQEVKMTIFQPRRENVSTYTLLKEELLQWAKDVLSPAADLAFKGEGEYQCGKWCGFCPAKNSCRARADHNLKLAQYEFKPPELLSDDEIEEIIGKVDDLVSWSNDIKDCALKLALGGKQWTHHKLVEGRSTRKYSNDNDVAAAVIKAGYDPYDKKLLGVTEMTKALGKEKFNEILGEYIIKPKGKLTLVDSSDKRQAVTVNNLNEEFKPLTEEQ from the coding sequence ATGCCAACACAACATGCCGTCTTATCGGCTTCATCAAGTAACCGCTGGATTCATTGTCCGCCAAGTGTTCGCTTGTCAGAGCACTTTGAAAACAAGTCGAGCCCGTATGCTCAACAAGGCACTGATGCTCATACCTTATGTGAGTACAAACTGAATAAGTTCATTGGTAATGACGTCACAGACCCAACATCTACGCTTGAATTCTACGACGAGGAGATGGAGCAGTGTGCTGAAAGTTATGCGACCTTCGTGATGGAAGAAGTCGCTAAGGCGAAACAGACAACAGTTGACCCTATTGTAATAGTAGAACAGCGGCTCGACTTCTCAAGGTACGTCCCAGACGGCTTTGGGACCGGCGACTGTCTCGTCATTGCGGATGGAACGCTATCTGTTATTGACATGAAATACGGTCTAGGAATTTTGGTAGATGCGTATCAGAACCCACAGATGATGTGTTATGCCTTGGGAGCGTTGGAGCTTTTCGATGGTATTTATGACATTCAAGAAGTCAAGATGACCATTTTCCAGCCAAGGCGTGAGAATGTGAGTACGTACACACTGCTGAAAGAAGAATTACTTCAGTGGGCAAAAGATGTGTTGTCGCCTGCCGCAGATTTAGCTTTCAAAGGTGAGGGTGAGTACCAATGCGGGAAATGGTGTGGATTCTGTCCGGCGAAGAATAGCTGTCGTGCACGAGCAGACCATAACTTGAAACTGGCGCAATATGAGTTCAAACCACCAGAGCTTCTTAGTGATGATGAAATCGAAGAAATCATCGGTAAAGTGGATGACCTGGTTTCTTGGAGTAACGATATCAAGGACTGTGCTTTGAAACTTGCACTCGGTGGCAAACAATGGACTCATCACAAATTAGTCGAGGGTCGCTCTACTCGTAAGTACTCTAATGACAATGATGTCGCTGCGGCGGTCATCAAGGCTGGATACGACCCATATGATAAAAAGTTACTTGGTGTCACAGAAATGACGAAGGCACTCGGTAAAGAGAAATTCAATGAAATCTTGGGCGAATACATCATCAAACCAAAAGGCAAGCTGACGCTAGTCGATAGTTCAGATAAACGACAAGCGGTCACAGTAAACAACTTAAACGAAGAATTTAAACCATTAACGGAGGAACAATAA
- a CDS encoding protein NO VEIN domain-containing protein → MSKWNTIDELRDIFIRKYTDSELSNELEKACSEEYELMRDYNGRQILELLQNVDDAYGDIKSENDASNDEVKVQITYKNNILEVGNTGTSFSKDTIERLCLGRASNKSSQNIGNKGTGFRSLLNDAEWVELYSGEFAIRFSEEFTKKLFEQYVSRDSDKFSELIFEQKKNWKKEDYDLCFPIMNCPQPINKIDSGFDTLIRVKLKETNLSKGTSVSKQLQQPFYKSLLFLPNITKIVIETTDDEKISEKIVDGNDVLIEKSDVTGQSPSEEYFVFYKESRIGDKVAKIALAVSKDSDYDYSKEKLYCYFPVRNFGTPIHALINAPFITNNSRDDVPDDSEQINKKIFIEVLKFISEVAEKLSKPEYEDIALKMVTPFKENKLWDLDVFDLMNEFLGILSNAQILPTVNWQYISIKDNPKLFLQEFPEELIGETFSTLLQLLETNENDQLVQELANYNEYTGLSFDVDELSDKINILSSSWENRIRTKVFLWWSEQYKSSPIVPKLLKDNSDNWLMKSDKVFLPTDTGVTVLPKELSSWVSLSILKQTYFDELIYQIKTSSSWQNKWEETANAYKAERTGDKRILDAFSEKYLAIEFTEQSSSDLIIGTINRQIDTVEKSISFINWFYDNYNEKLSAGSELSKVPFNLPNVAGDVQPSNKMYIGKEYGNELGDKLFQDTDYTALKKIDCSSFAEERDFLSFILRCGVSKYPKIYDNDSLKNDVGFKKFIYNKYKNEIKFTNINYLTSKYISNFEELIDKLDTKDIVNWLNQDEELTDLLFSVKKESSASQQSNWSGLYFNSNEYVKYILNKTAWIKIDGEKYSPRQIVLYEKLQAHVPGLYGVSEQSLMELLGQRIVEQLDFRKNMAMFSDDEIRAILVELPKFDKGEISRRLYNELIRNKKGMNPTYSTEGLSVLAKDGFFYPNKELRYADKRLPKSIEKQMRFIYVPEKASTTTIYEWLGVERFKTNLKLETFELLEDYSEDFKKEIDDIKTAVLSTIDDNSKNVSSLKRIQIIPCSKISAKDVEQDGQSIVFEDYYFVESKGKFYLKLPANSIEINQLRLIDTFSSTIVDIFKQVLNLSLDLNLIELLISRDTEHKQRKITEEFGVDKWNESFELLFSENALNKKVNDFLLSNGLNEEEYPTIFEIDYSYALKEEEYQLLAIALESISKDIEDLNGLSELIHLDIREFWKLKLRSYLDKKAEHYRQILYSNANKSDDEILKETFLEKTDRYKDYQFEISEIPNSVQVDIEKESKKRFPELSVSITDEIDIDGLYDTNVEELVTVAAITIDDFDYYIRGHQKVSSLLYFGIPSRLREDILKFVTKENDVDLNGEKSGISIEGTSTVQTILEPSNSVSRKGKNTRNGERSKRDYDNRNSANDDAGETAEQIAYAELTQNQKLNVIWNSKYSSKSSDRNKQPPNGIVCDMWVHDPENGNMYFEVKSSITEFEMSINEYNSMLDNPDSYEVVLVNRDTKEISRHKFDELDGLKQASSYLFKFKQKRSDG, encoded by the coding sequence GTGAGCAAATGGAATACGATTGATGAATTAAGGGATATTTTTATTCGTAAATATACGGATTCTGAGTTGAGTAATGAACTTGAAAAGGCCTGCAGCGAAGAATATGAATTGATGCGTGATTATAATGGGCGTCAGATTTTAGAGTTATTACAGAATGTAGACGATGCCTATGGAGATATAAAATCAGAAAATGATGCTAGCAATGACGAAGTGAAAGTTCAGATAACATATAAAAATAATATCTTGGAAGTTGGGAATACAGGCACTTCATTTTCAAAAGATACAATTGAAAGATTGTGCTTAGGAAGAGCGAGTAATAAATCATCACAAAATATCGGAAATAAGGGGACTGGTTTTCGTTCCTTGCTAAACGATGCTGAGTGGGTCGAACTGTATTCGGGAGAATTTGCTATTCGATTTAGTGAAGAATTCACAAAAAAGCTTTTTGAGCAGTATGTATCAAGAGATTCTGACAAATTCAGTGAATTAATTTTTGAGCAGAAGAAAAATTGGAAAAAAGAAGATTATGATTTATGTTTTCCAATAATGAACTGTCCTCAACCAATAAACAAAATTGATTCTGGTTTTGATACATTAATTCGAGTAAAACTAAAAGAAACTAATTTAAGTAAAGGCACGAGTGTTTCTAAACAACTTCAGCAGCCATTTTATAAGTCACTGTTATTTTTACCAAATATAACAAAAATTGTTATTGAAACAACTGATGATGAAAAAATATCAGAGAAAATTGTGGATGGAAATGATGTATTGATAGAAAAAAGTGATGTTACTGGTCAATCGCCGTCTGAAGAATATTTTGTTTTTTACAAAGAATCTAGGATAGGAGATAAAGTTGCTAAAATTGCACTAGCCGTTTCTAAAGATTCTGATTACGATTACTCCAAAGAAAAACTATATTGCTACTTTCCAGTACGTAATTTTGGTACACCAATTCATGCACTTATAAATGCACCGTTTATAACAAATAATTCACGTGATGACGTCCCGGATGATAGTGAACAAATAAATAAGAAAATATTTATTGAGGTGCTCAAATTTATTTCTGAAGTAGCAGAAAAATTATCTAAGCCTGAATATGAAGACATAGCATTAAAAATGGTAACTCCTTTTAAAGAGAATAAACTATGGGACTTAGATGTATTTGACTTAATGAACGAATTCTTGGGTATTTTATCTAATGCCCAAATACTACCGACTGTCAATTGGCAATATATTTCTATCAAAGATAATCCAAAACTTTTCCTTCAAGAATTCCCTGAGGAGCTAATAGGTGAGACATTTTCCACCTTGTTGCAATTATTAGAAACAAACGAAAATGACCAACTAGTACAAGAACTTGCTAACTATAATGAATACACTGGCCTGTCGTTTGATGTAGATGAACTATCTGATAAAATCAACATTCTTTCATCTTCTTGGGAAAATAGAATAAGGACAAAAGTGTTCTTATGGTGGAGTGAGCAATATAAAAGTTCTCCGATTGTCCCTAAGCTATTAAAGGACAATAGTGACAATTGGTTGATGAAATCAGATAAGGTATTCTTACCGACCGATACAGGTGTTACTGTGCTTCCAAAAGAGCTGTCTTCTTGGGTTAGTTTAAGCATTTTGAAACAAACATATTTTGATGAGTTAATTTATCAGATTAAGACTTCATCAAGTTGGCAAAATAAATGGGAAGAAACAGCTAATGCATACAAAGCTGAACGTACAGGAGATAAACGTATTCTAGATGCATTCAGTGAAAAATATCTTGCAATTGAATTCACTGAGCAAAGCAGTTCAGATTTGATCATTGGAACGATTAATCGACAAATTGACACTGTTGAAAAATCTATCAGTTTCATTAATTGGTTTTATGATAACTACAATGAAAAACTATCAGCTGGAAGTGAGCTGTCTAAAGTTCCATTTAATCTTCCAAACGTTGCTGGTGACGTTCAACCTTCCAATAAAATGTATATTGGAAAAGAGTATGGCAATGAATTAGGAGATAAGCTTTTTCAAGATACAGATTACACGGCATTGAAAAAAATAGATTGCTCTAGTTTTGCTGAGGAGAGAGATTTTCTGTCATTTATTCTTCGATGTGGTGTTTCCAAATATCCTAAGATTTATGATAACGATTCTTTAAAAAATGATGTTGGATTTAAAAAGTTTATTTATAACAAATATAAGAATGAAATAAAATTTACGAATATTAATTATTTAACTTCTAAGTACATCAGTAATTTTGAAGAATTAATAGACAAATTAGATACGAAAGACATTGTCAATTGGCTCAATCAAGACGAAGAATTGACAGATTTATTATTTTCGGTAAAAAAAGAATCAAGTGCAAGTCAGCAATCGAACTGGAGTGGATTGTACTTTAATTCAAATGAGTATGTGAAATACATTTTGAATAAAACTGCATGGATTAAGATTGATGGAGAAAAATATAGCCCGAGACAAATTGTGCTATATGAAAAGCTCCAGGCACACGTTCCGGGATTGTATGGAGTTTCTGAACAAAGCTTAATGGAACTCTTGGGGCAACGCATTGTTGAACAGTTGGATTTCAGAAAAAATATGGCGATGTTTTCGGATGATGAAATAAGAGCTATATTAGTTGAGTTACCAAAATTCGATAAAGGCGAAATAAGTCGCAGATTATATAATGAACTTATAAGAAATAAAAAAGGAATGAATCCTACTTATTCTACCGAAGGATTATCAGTCTTAGCCAAAGATGGCTTCTTTTATCCAAACAAAGAATTAAGGTATGCTGATAAGCGACTGCCTAAATCAATAGAAAAACAAATGCGTTTTATTTACGTGCCTGAAAAAGCTAGTACAACTACGATATATGAATGGCTTGGGGTTGAACGCTTCAAAACAAATTTAAAATTGGAAACATTTGAGTTATTGGAAGATTATTCTGAGGATTTCAAAAAAGAGATTGATGATATCAAAACTGCGGTATTATCTACGATAGATGACAATAGTAAGAATGTTAGTTCATTAAAACGTATTCAGATTATTCCATGCAGCAAAATATCTGCTAAAGATGTTGAGCAAGATGGTCAGTCAATCGTTTTTGAAGATTATTATTTTGTGGAAAGTAAAGGAAAATTCTACTTAAAATTACCTGCTAATTCTATTGAAATTAATCAATTACGTTTGATTGATACGTTTTCTTCAACAATCGTAGACATATTCAAGCAGGTGTTAAATCTAAGCTTAGATTTGAATTTGATTGAATTGTTAATTTCCCGAGATACGGAACATAAACAAAGAAAAATAACTGAAGAATTCGGTGTAGATAAGTGGAATGAATCGTTTGAGCTATTGTTTAGCGAAAATGCGTTAAATAAAAAAGTTAATGACTTTTTGTTATCAAATGGACTAAATGAAGAGGAATATCCTACCATTTTTGAAATTGACTATTCATATGCATTAAAAGAAGAAGAGTATCAATTGTTGGCGATAGCTCTAGAAAGCATTTCAAAAGATATTGAGGATTTGAATGGATTGTCAGAATTGATTCATTTGGATATTCGTGAATTTTGGAAACTGAAATTAAGATCTTATCTAGATAAGAAAGCGGAACATTACCGCCAGATTTTATATAGCAATGCAAATAAAAGCGATGATGAAATACTCAAAGAAACATTCCTAGAAAAAACTGATAGATACAAAGATTATCAATTTGAGATTTCTGAAATTCCAAATTCAGTTCAAGTCGACATTGAGAAAGAAAGTAAGAAGAGATTTCCAGAGCTAAGTGTGTCAATTACTGATGAAATTGACATTGATGGCCTGTATGATACTAATGTCGAAGAGTTAGTCACGGTTGCAGCTATTACAATAGATGATTTTGATTATTATATTAGAGGTCATCAAAAAGTTTCTTCCTTACTGTATTTTGGTATTCCGTCCCGTTTAAGAGAAGATATACTGAAATTCGTTACTAAAGAAAATGATGTTGATTTGAACGGAGAAAAATCTGGCATCTCTATTGAAGGAACATCAACTGTTCAAACCATTCTTGAACCATCGAATAGTGTTAGTAGGAAAGGTAAGAACACACGAAATGGAGAAAGAAGTAAACGAGATTATGATAATAGAAACTCCGCAAATGATGATGCTGGTGAAACAGCAGAACAAATTGCTTACGCTGAATTGACTCAGAATCAAAAACTTAATGTAATTTGGAATTCGAAATATTCTAGTAAATCTTCAGATCGTAATAAGCAGCCACCAAACGGAATTGTTTGTGATATGTGGGTTCATGACCCAGAGAATGGGAATATGTACTTTGAGGTAAAATCATCAATTACAGAATTTGAAATGTCGATTAATGAATATAATTCTATGTTAGATAACCCTGACTCTTACGAGGTCGTTTTAGTCAATCGTGATACCAAAGAGATAAGTCGTCATAAATTTGATGAACTTGATGGATTGAAACAGGCAAGTAGCTATCTTTTCAAATTTAAGCAAAAGAGAAGTGACGGTTGA
- a CDS encoding rRNA biogenesis protein rrp5: MKLLLQVVEDVQALADSLQELAVAMQINESEPQQVETPEPPVKTKPEVKQPTLEEVRGLLARKSQEGKSSEVKALIEKYGASRLSEIPKENYAALVADAEGL, encoded by the coding sequence ATGAAATTATTGCTTCAGGTTGTTGAGGATGTGCAAGCATTGGCCGATAGCTTACAGGAGTTGGCTGTGGCGATGCAAATCAACGAATCAGAACCGCAACAAGTTGAAACACCAGAACCACCAGTAAAAACAAAGCCGGAAGTCAAACAACCAACGCTTGAAGAAGTCCGCGGCTTGCTGGCTCGTAAATCACAAGAAGGTAAATCATCTGAAGTGAAAGCACTGATTGAAAAGTATGGTGCCAGCCGCTTGAGTGAAATACCAAAAGAGAACTACGCTGCTTTGGTTGCGGATGCGGAGGGATTGTAA
- a CDS encoding VRR-NUC domain-containing protein: MREKQVEQALVKAVKRVGGICPKFTSPGLAGVPDRLVLMPNGKLGFVEVKAPGKKPRSLQLFRMKQLTDLGFQCFVLDEIEQIPKLLERIGGDA, encoded by the coding sequence ATGAGAGAAAAGCAGGTTGAGCAAGCACTAGTGAAAGCCGTCAAAAGGGTAGGTGGTATTTGCCCGAAGTTTACATCACCGGGGCTTGCTGGTGTGCCTGACCGATTGGTACTTATGCCAAATGGGAAACTTGGATTTGTCGAAGTGAAGGCGCCAGGGAAGAAGCCACGGTCTTTACAGCTTTTTCGTATGAAACAACTGACAGATTTAGGGTTTCAGTGTTTCGTGCTTGATGAGATTGAACAGATACCAAAGTTACTTGAAAGAATAGGAGGTGATGCCTAA
- a CDS encoding DUF7768 domain-containing protein codes for MPRRKDYRKTVYVCSPFSGNVAVNVANTKRYCRFALDHGYMPVASHLLYPQFMDDKTERDVAMHMSLVLMGKCEEVWVVGNTITQGMAVEIEQAEYWKKHIRYFDEEMKEVSNA; via the coding sequence ATGCCTAGACGTAAAGATTATCGCAAGACTGTATATGTCTGCTCGCCGTTTTCAGGGAATGTAGCAGTCAACGTTGCAAACACAAAGCGTTACTGCCGGTTTGCTCTTGACCATGGCTACATGCCAGTCGCATCGCATTTGCTCTATCCCCAATTCATGGATGATAAGACGGAGCGTGATGTGGCGATGCATATGTCTCTTGTCTTAATGGGAAAATGTGAAGAAGTCTGGGTGGTGGGTAACACCATCACTCAGGGCATGGCTGTTGAAATTGAACAAGCAGAGTATTGGAAGAAGCATATCCGGTACTTTGATGAGGAGATGAAGGAGGTCTCAAATGCTTAA
- a CDS encoding DNA polymerase yields the protein MKHLSLDLETYSSVDLSKCGVYKYSESPDFEILLFAYSVDSGPVEVVDLKMDETIPAEILTSLSDETVIKHAFNASFERVCLSRFLGLDGFLNPRGWQCTMVWGATLGLPLSLVGVGAVLGLDKQKLTEGKDLIRYFCVPCNPTKVNGGRTRNLPHHAPTKWSAFKTYNGRDVEVEIAIQGKLSNFPVLDSVWKEYWLDQEINDRGIEIDKDFVEAAVQLDELSKAGLNQQLQELTGLENPNSVLQMRGWLLDHGLETESLGKKAVAELLEQPIDENLKQVLVLRQQLAKSSVKKYQAMQNFACYDNRSRGLFQFYGANRTGRFAGRGIQLQNLPQNHMSDLSEARSLVKQSNFEMLNILYGNVPNVLSELIRTAFVPREGMKFIVSDFSAIEARVIAWLSGEKWRQEVFKNGGDIYCASASQMFGVPVEKHGVNGHLRQKGKIAELALGYGGSVGALKAMDALEMGLTEDELQPLVNSWRDSNINITELWWAVDKAVKTCVKERRSTSTHGIKFEYKSGFLFIQLLSGRKLVYVKPKIGENKFGGEAVTYEGVGATKKWERLESYGPKFVENIVQAIARDILCFAMENLRKYRIVGHVHDEVIIEVPTESKVEDICQLMSQTPKWAEGLLLNADGYECEFYQKD from the coding sequence ATGAAACATTTGTCATTGGATTTGGAAACGTATAGTAGTGTCGATTTATCGAAATGTGGTGTCTACAAATATTCAGAGTCCCCCGATTTTGAAATACTGCTATTTGCATACAGTGTAGATAGTGGTCCCGTCGAAGTGGTTGATCTGAAGATGGACGAAACTATCCCGGCTGAAATATTAACTTCGCTATCAGATGAAACAGTGATTAAACACGCCTTCAATGCGAGTTTTGAACGTGTGTGTTTGTCACGCTTTCTGGGGTTGGATGGCTTTTTGAATCCACGAGGGTGGCAATGCACAATGGTGTGGGGTGCGACATTAGGTTTGCCGTTGTCACTTGTAGGAGTTGGTGCTGTTCTTGGTTTGGATAAACAAAAGCTCACAGAAGGAAAAGACCTCATCCGATACTTTTGCGTGCCATGCAATCCGACCAAAGTTAATGGTGGACGCACGAGGAACTTACCACACCATGCGCCAACTAAATGGTCAGCATTTAAGACATACAATGGTCGTGATGTGGAAGTTGAAATAGCTATCCAAGGAAAACTTTCCAATTTTCCAGTGCTTGATTCTGTTTGGAAAGAATACTGGCTGGATCAGGAAATCAACGACCGAGGAATTGAGATTGATAAGGACTTTGTGGAAGCTGCCGTTCAGTTGGATGAATTATCAAAAGCTGGCTTGAATCAACAATTGCAAGAATTAACTGGACTAGAAAATCCAAACAGCGTGCTTCAAATGCGGGGATGGTTACTAGACCACGGACTTGAAACCGAGTCACTCGGTAAAAAGGCAGTGGCCGAACTACTCGAACAACCTATTGATGAAAATTTAAAGCAAGTCCTGGTCTTACGTCAGCAACTCGCCAAGTCATCCGTGAAAAAGTATCAAGCCATGCAAAACTTTGCGTGTTATGATAATCGTTCTCGTGGCTTATTCCAATTCTATGGAGCCAACCGTACCGGACGCTTTGCAGGACGTGGCATCCAGCTTCAAAACTTGCCTCAGAACCATATGTCAGATTTATCTGAAGCGCGTAGTTTAGTAAAACAAAGCAATTTTGAAATGCTTAACATTCTCTACGGCAATGTCCCGAACGTACTCTCAGAACTCATCCGGACAGCGTTTGTACCACGTGAAGGGATGAAATTTATCGTATCTGACTTCTCAGCGATTGAAGCACGTGTGATTGCTTGGCTGTCGGGTGAGAAGTGGCGTCAAGAAGTATTCAAAAATGGTGGCGATATTTACTGTGCGTCTGCCAGTCAGATGTTCGGTGTGCCAGTTGAAAAGCATGGCGTGAATGGGCACCTACGTCAAAAAGGGAAAATTGCTGAGCTTGCTCTAGGGTACGGAGGATCGGTGGGTGCATTGAAAGCAATGGATGCTCTTGAAATGGGACTAACTGAGGATGAATTACAGCCGCTTGTTAATTCTTGGCGAGACTCAAACATTAACATAACGGAGCTTTGGTGGGCTGTTGATAAGGCAGTAAAGACTTGTGTGAAAGAACGACGGAGCACATCGACGCATGGCATCAAGTTTGAATACAAGTCGGGTTTTCTGTTCATCCAACTCTTGTCAGGACGTAAATTAGTTTATGTAAAACCAAAGATTGGTGAGAACAAATTCGGCGGTGAAGCTGTTACCTATGAAGGTGTCGGTGCTACCAAGAAATGGGAACGTCTTGAAAGCTATGGTCCCAAGTTTGTCGAAAACATCGTGCAGGCAATAGCTAGAGACATTCTCTGTTTCGCAATGGAGAATCTTCGTAAGTATCGCATTGTCGGGCACGTCCACGACGAAGTGATTATCGAAGTGCCAACGGAATCGAAGGTTGAAGACATCTGTCAGTTGATGAGTCAAACGCCTAAGTGGGCTGAAGGCTTGCTACTGAACGCTGATGGATACGAGTGTGAATTCTATCAAAAGGATTAG
- a CDS encoding phage antirepressor, with protein sequence MNELKVFENAEFGSVRTVMIGDVPHFVGKDVASILGYTNPQKALRDHVDEEDKTVNESFSVNGTMAILINESGLYSLIISRKMPNAKKFKRWVTNEVLPSIRQHGVYATEDFITKSIEDPAWAISVLQRLQEKKEMVAMQQQMILEMKPKVSYYDLILQNNSVMSISKISKDYGMSPQAMNKLLHELGIQYKQGKMWLLYQKYANQGYTQSKTHAIDAERSVMHTYWTQKGRLFLYDLLKSKKNILPVIERGDGNA encoded by the coding sequence ATGAACGAATTGAAAGTTTTTGAAAATGCGGAGTTTGGCTCTGTACGCACGGTGATGATTGGCGATGTCCCTCACTTTGTTGGTAAAGATGTAGCATCAATTCTTGGCTACACAAATCCACAAAAAGCATTACGAGATCATGTTGATGAGGAAGATAAGACGGTGAACGAATCGTTCAGCGTTAATGGGACAATGGCTATCCTTATCAACGAAAGTGGATTGTACTCACTCATCATTTCTAGAAAGATGCCGAACGCGAAGAAATTCAAGCGTTGGGTGACAAATGAGGTCTTGCCGTCTATCCGCCAACACGGTGTGTACGCGACAGAAGATTTCATCACAAAGTCAATCGAAGATCCAGCATGGGCCATTTCAGTGTTGCAGCGGCTACAAGAGAAAAAAGAAATGGTGGCGATGCAACAACAAATGATTTTGGAGATGAAACCAAAAGTTAGCTACTACGATTTGATTCTTCAAAACAATTCTGTGATGTCGATTTCTAAAATCTCGAAGGACTACGGTATGTCACCACAGGCAATGAACAAGTTGCTTCATGAACTGGGAATTCAGTACAAGCAAGGCAAGATGTGGTTGCTTTATCAGAAGTATGCCAATCAAGGCTACACACAATCAAAAACTCATGCGATAGATGCAGAGCGCAGCGTGATGCATACCTACTGGACGCAGAAAGGTCGTTTGTTCTTGTACGACTTGCTGAAATCTAAGAAGAATATCTTACCAGTGATTGAGCGAGGTGATGGCAATGCCTAG